From the genome of Hippocampus zosterae strain Florida chromosome 8, ASM2543408v3, whole genome shotgun sequence:
tttttattattgctgcaatgcctgagaattatcagccggtgacgtcatgaaatttcagccattttagaacccccccatacgtttcagctctctcgtgttgtCTCAAAATAACAAGGCGTTTTCTTTAAGTATGGCGTGCAAATCCTCACCTGCCAGAACCAGCTACCCTGCAGCAGCGTCAGAGTGCAGCGTAACAGCTCCAGTAGGATGTTGCCTCTGTAGAAAAGCTCCAGGAAGGCCACCGCGGCCCCGCCGAAGACGGCGTAAAGCAGCAGCATGTGCAAGTGCACATCCAGCGTGGTCCGGCCGTGGAGGTGGTAGAGGAAGAGGAACCCTAGAAGAACAACAGCTCGTTTTTAGATGTGCCCCGACGTGCTCTCTGGAGCGTTTTTTCTTGAGTTGCAGCTAATTTCCGCGCTGCGAGAATGTCATTGCTCAGTGCTctttgctgtgtttttattgcgCATGTGACAAATGAACCTCTCGAACGTTAAATGTGGAACCTTCGTTAAAGAAAGCGATAGCCATCATCATCCTGTCGAGGGCGAGGGGGGCGGCCTCGGTCGTGTGCACTATCAAGGCGACGCATCCCGCCAGGCCGAAGAAGAGATACATGGTGGCGTGTTGCCAGTTCATCAGGTCTTTCCATTGGTTCTCTGCAGAGTCGTACAGCCGGAGTTTTGGCCCGTCAGCTAAGAACTGCTCTGCTAGCATCCctggaagaccccccccccacaaaaaataataataaataaaacaatgctcAATCAAAGAATGGATGCTGCGGAATGTAACGGGCTTGCGCTCACCCACGAAGGAGAAGAAAAGGACGAGCGAGCTTTCGAAGATCTCCAGGCGGCGTTGCGCCGCTCTGCTGCTCAACCGGGTAGAACCGATGGTCTTGTTTCGACGGGCGGCGTGCCACAGCGAGTACTTGGCTGTCCACCAGAGGCCGCCCAGTAGGAAGAAGCTCCCGGGAAGGGCGTGGCCCTTGAAGCTCCCCATGACAGAGAACCCTGGATTAGAGAACATTTCAAATCAGTCATCGGTGAACTCGC
Proteins encoded in this window:
- the tmem45a gene encoding transmembrane protein 45A, which encodes MGSFKGHALPGSFFLLGGLWWTAKYSLWHAARRNKTIGSTRLSSRAAQRRLEIFESSLVLFFSFVGMLAEQFLADGPKLRLYDSAENQWKDLMNWQHATMYLFFGLAGCVALIVHTTEAAPLALDRMMMAIAFFNEGFLFLYHLHGRTTLDVHLHMLLLYAVFGGAAVAFLELFYRGNILLELLRCTLTLLQGSWFWQIGYVLYPPSGAQWDPKDHNNMMFITMCYSWHLAFAMLSVGVLYCLVSCAVRTRLKKTPPVEMGLLKRSDKDPESEDEAV